A part of Streptomyces sp. NBC_01210 genomic DNA contains:
- a CDS encoding glycosyltransferase family protein, protein MFALTQPLSVIIGVNGIGMGHSVRQSVIAQYLRDRGHQVRIVTNGSTRVEYFRDLGFPSWDGWMPTLLARDDRIHAADALRTNIRQTPAGISRHLHLRRIIRETGIPDVFITDYEPNTPRLAYHFGRPLISVDQQSKYRHLDLPPVGRYARTADEQRLRYFAPRADRSFICSYVPLEADDRKLEFIAPVVPDFVRSAQVTTEPVTTAYFSRYFDHGPEDSVRTLADVFRQYVPDRTLRIYAHSDEVENLRQYADDKIEICPFDRQAFISDLARSEAVFSNAGFNLISEAFVLGKPVHLVPLPTYDQHWCAKVVHEAELGTSAPRIERGAILDFLNRAGELRANVERHRDQHLTQDPRERIASYLETLPAAGGRVPSSSVR, encoded by the coding sequence GTGTTCGCACTCACACAGCCGCTCAGCGTGATCATCGGCGTCAACGGCATCGGCATGGGGCATTCCGTCAGGCAGAGCGTGATCGCCCAGTACCTGCGCGACCGCGGGCACCAGGTACGGATCGTCACCAACGGGAGCACCCGCGTCGAGTACTTCCGAGACCTCGGCTTCCCCTCGTGGGACGGGTGGATGCCGACGCTCCTTGCCCGTGACGACCGCATCCACGCGGCCGACGCCTTACGCACCAACATCCGGCAGACTCCCGCCGGCATCAGCCGACACCTGCACCTGCGCCGGATCATCCGGGAAACCGGTATCCCGGACGTGTTCATCACGGACTACGAGCCCAACACACCCCGCCTGGCCTACCACTTCGGCAGACCACTCATCTCGGTGGACCAGCAGAGCAAGTACCGGCACCTCGACCTTCCGCCGGTCGGCCGGTACGCACGTACCGCCGACGAGCAGCGGCTGCGCTACTTCGCACCCCGCGCCGACCGGTCCTTCATCTGCTCCTATGTCCCCTTGGAGGCCGACGACCGGAAGCTGGAGTTCATCGCCCCCGTCGTTCCGGACTTCGTCCGCTCCGCCCAGGTCACGACGGAGCCGGTGACCACGGCCTACTTCTCGCGGTACTTCGATCACGGCCCCGAGGATTCCGTCCGCACCCTCGCCGACGTCTTCCGCCAGTACGTCCCCGACCGGACCCTGCGGATCTACGCGCACTCGGACGAAGTCGAGAACCTGCGCCAGTACGCCGACGACAAGATCGAAATCTGCCCGTTCGACCGCCAGGCGTTCATCTCCGACCTGGCGCGCTCCGAGGCCGTCTTCTCCAACGCCGGCTTCAATCTCATCAGCGAGGCGTTCGTCCTCGGCAAACCGGTCCATCTGGTGCCGCTGCCGACGTACGACCAGCACTGGTGCGCCAAGGTGGTCCACGAGGCGGAACTCGGCACCAGCGCACCACGGATCGAGCGCGGGGCGATACTCGACTTCCTCAACCGGGCCGGGGAGCTTCGCGCCAACGTCGAACGGCATCGGGACCAGCACCTCACCCAAGACCCCCGCGAGCGTATCGCCTCCTACCTGGAGACCCTGCCCGCGGCCGGTGGGCGGGTCCCTTCCTCGTCCGTCCGGTAG
- a CDS encoding N,N-dimethylformamidase beta subunit family domain-containing protein, translating into MTGINGYPASPTVRAGHSIRLHIATSADRFRLDFYRWGSTPKHTGHVEWPGRDAAPGRCDQDWQWPAYDFLVPRDWQSGVYIGVLSTGVCPSQPAIDAREARFLLVVTPAVPSGRKVLYKIPVSTYHAYNTAGGGSLYSASRVTLRRPGGGVGGPVKGLPDSYDTTSPRQTFAHWDAPFISWMEENGIQSDYCTDLDLDEGQLLGDGYRLLVSAGHDEYWTAQTRRNVTAFRDAGGSIANFGANSCWWRVSLDEDHSALECAKFPPDAPAGTDPDSSYGCPDHWWESEPENALLGVSYRNGGGHWDGPRAPLGFTVTDADHWVFSGTGLKTGDTFGQDGALVGYECDGAAYEIDGQRRPRPTGQDGTPKDFEILGIAPLPSGWNFAAREPMPSPRAATLGLYTATGTVFTAATTDWARLLPTDPQVAAITHNVITRLA; encoded by the coding sequence ATGACCGGCATCAACGGATACCCGGCGTCCCCCACGGTCCGCGCCGGCCACAGCATCCGACTTCACATCGCCACCTCGGCGGATCGCTTCCGGCTCGACTTCTACCGCTGGGGCTCGACACCCAAGCACACAGGGCACGTCGAGTGGCCCGGACGGGACGCCGCACCCGGACGGTGCGACCAGGACTGGCAGTGGCCGGCCTACGACTTCCTCGTACCGCGAGACTGGCAGTCCGGTGTCTACATCGGAGTCCTGAGCACGGGGGTTTGTCCGAGCCAGCCGGCCATAGACGCTCGCGAGGCCAGATTCCTTCTGGTCGTCACGCCCGCCGTTCCCTCGGGCCGCAAGGTCCTCTACAAGATCCCTGTTTCCACCTACCACGCGTACAACACGGCGGGTGGCGGGAGCCTTTACAGCGCCTCCCGGGTGACGCTGCGCCGGCCCGGAGGCGGTGTCGGCGGTCCGGTCAAGGGCCTGCCCGACTCGTACGACACCACATCGCCTCGGCAGACGTTTGCGCACTGGGATGCTCCCTTCATCTCCTGGATGGAGGAGAACGGGATCCAGAGCGACTACTGCACGGACCTCGACCTCGACGAAGGCCAGCTCCTTGGCGACGGATACCGCCTCCTGGTCTCCGCCGGGCACGACGAATACTGGACCGCCCAGACCCGTCGGAACGTGACCGCCTTCCGCGACGCAGGCGGCAGCATTGCCAACTTCGGTGCCAACAGCTGCTGGTGGCGAGTGAGTCTCGACGAAGATCACTCGGCTCTGGAGTGCGCGAAGTTCCCTCCTGACGCCCCTGCCGGAACAGACCCGGACAGCTCGTACGGCTGCCCTGACCACTGGTGGGAGTCGGAGCCCGAGAACGCCCTCCTGGGCGTGAGCTACCGGAACGGCGGCGGGCACTGGGACGGCCCGCGCGCGCCCCTCGGGTTCACCGTCACCGACGCGGACCACTGGGTGTTCTCCGGAACGGGCCTCAAGACCGGTGACACCTTCGGCCAGGACGGAGCGCTCGTCGGCTACGAATGCGACGGAGCCGCATACGAGATCGACGGGCAGAGACGCCCGCGGCCCACAGGCCAAGACGGAACGCCCAAGGACTTCGAGATCCTCGGTATCGCCCCACTGCCCTCCGGCTGGAACTTCGCAGCCCGAGAGCCGATGCCCAGCCCCCGTGCGGCCACCCTCGGCCTCTACACGGCGACCGGCACCGTCTTCACCGCCGCCACCACTGACTGGGCCCGGCTGCTCCCCACCGACCCCCAGGTCGCGGCCATCACCCACAACGTCATCACCCGGCTCGCCTGA
- a CDS encoding class I SAM-dependent methyltransferase translates to MLDIGEQHGASAEWSEQQIAYYRARADEYDTAYADRMGMPQLSHVLDRLPISGDVLELACGTGQWTHLLSGRARSLTAVDAAPEMLAIARRRLEGSTTRFIEADIFSQVPDRQYDTVFFAFWLSHVPPAYLEPFWKALRKALKPGGCVVFLDDSRAKAEIEETIEGRAVPTVRRRLSDGSQHLTVKVLYDADGLTKRLNALGWESHVEQVDRYHYIGVARPQAHS, encoded by the coding sequence ATGCTTGACATCGGAGAGCAGCACGGCGCATCGGCTGAATGGTCCGAGCAGCAGATCGCCTACTACCGCGCAAGGGCTGACGAGTACGACACCGCATACGCGGACCGTATGGGGATGCCCCAGCTCTCGCACGTGCTCGATCGGCTGCCCATCAGCGGAGACGTCCTGGAGCTGGCGTGCGGCACGGGCCAGTGGACCCACCTGCTCTCCGGGCGCGCCCGCAGCCTGACCGCAGTGGACGCCGCGCCCGAGATGCTGGCCATCGCGCGACGCCGCCTGGAGGGTTCGACGACTCGCTTCATCGAGGCGGACATCTTCAGCCAGGTTCCGGATCGCCAGTACGACACCGTGTTCTTCGCCTTCTGGCTCAGCCATGTGCCGCCCGCGTACCTGGAACCCTTCTGGAAGGCCCTGCGGAAGGCCCTGAAGCCTGGTGGCTGCGTGGTCTTCCTCGACGACTCCCGTGCGAAGGCGGAGATCGAGGAGACGATCGAGGGACGTGCGGTTCCGACTGTGCGCCGGAGGCTCTCCGACGGAAGTCAGCACCTGACCGTCAAGGTGCTTTACGACGCCGACGGACTCACGAAGCGGCTGAACGCCCTGGGCTGGGAGTCTCACGTCGAGCAGGTCGATCGCTACCACTACATCGGCGTCGCGCGACCCCAGGCCCACTCATGA
- a CDS encoding AAA family ATPase: MPAANFQTLWQHEQGEVYPGPHYRRAYCLLYRGTEPELGFRHPLPDEATHLNLTPSTESRNGAHVLAVERALSKITPGTDACGDLDVQQRIIDAWKRRHTGGDPHRPSLLIVGGFAGSGKSEFSRFISQLTGWPVLDKDPITRPLVERLLVEMGSEPNDRHSELYREQVRPLEYQCLLETAYANIDCSISTVLTAPFISEVMDVRWIQRLTNRCEARGVSVSIVWIKCDVETMREYISFRSAARDSWKLQHWDEYAKTVDVELRPAVDHMVVDNRLGAAISLTDQVRQVLGTVF, encoded by the coding sequence GTGCCCGCAGCCAACTTCCAGACTCTCTGGCAGCACGAGCAGGGCGAGGTATACCCGGGTCCGCACTATCGGCGCGCGTACTGCCTTCTATACCGAGGCACGGAACCCGAGCTCGGATTCCGCCACCCATTGCCCGACGAGGCCACCCACCTGAACCTCACGCCGTCGACGGAATCCCGCAACGGCGCCCACGTTCTTGCTGTCGAGCGGGCACTCTCTAAGATCACGCCAGGAACGGATGCCTGCGGCGATCTCGACGTTCAGCAGCGGATCATCGACGCGTGGAAGCGTCGGCACACGGGCGGAGATCCTCATCGCCCGTCTCTGCTCATCGTCGGCGGCTTCGCAGGCAGCGGGAAGTCGGAGTTCTCCCGCTTCATTTCCCAGCTCACGGGATGGCCGGTCCTCGACAAGGACCCCATCACGCGTCCCCTGGTCGAGCGACTTCTGGTGGAGATGGGCAGCGAGCCCAACGACCGTCACTCCGAGCTCTACCGCGAGCAGGTGCGGCCCCTCGAGTACCAGTGCCTACTTGAGACCGCCTACGCCAACATCGACTGCTCCATCAGCACGGTGCTGACAGCACCGTTCATCTCAGAGGTGATGGACGTCCGCTGGATCCAGCGGCTGACCAACCGATGCGAGGCCCGAGGTGTCAGCGTCTCCATAGTCTGGATCAAGTGCGATGTGGAAACGATGCGCGAGTACATCAGCTTCCGGTCCGCCGCCCGCGACAGCTGGAAGCTTCAGCACTGGGACGAGTACGCGAAAACCGTCGACGTCGAACTGCGCCCTGCCGTCGACCACATGGTGGTGGACAACCGTCTCGGCGCGGCGATATCCCTCACTGATCAGGTACGTCAGGTGTTGGGAACGGTGTTCTGA
- a CDS encoding guanylate kinase produces MNQGILLYGPPAAGKDTVTEALAQLDSRYALFSRLKIGSGKSAGYRMGTPNQLAELEGRGDVIYRNDRYGNTYVVDRPGLGLAMEGGRIPILHLGQVAGVEAVTAKYPAAWSTVLVWCSREVTAVRSTSRGDCDTEARLAAWDATEQDLATNDHPAWDLRVDTEVSSPGAAAVLIDQLVRASV; encoded by the coding sequence ATGAACCAGGGAATCCTGCTGTACGGGCCGCCTGCCGCCGGCAAGGACACAGTGACGGAGGCTCTCGCCCAACTCGACTCGCGCTATGCCCTCTTTAGTCGACTCAAAATCGGCAGCGGGAAGTCCGCGGGCTACCGCATGGGCACACCCAACCAGTTGGCGGAGCTGGAGGGGCGCGGCGACGTTATCTACCGCAATGACCGGTACGGAAACACCTACGTTGTCGACCGCCCCGGCCTCGGGCTGGCTATGGAGGGTGGGCGCATTCCTATCCTCCACCTCGGCCAGGTCGCAGGCGTAGAGGCGGTGACCGCCAAGTACCCCGCCGCCTGGTCGACGGTGCTGGTGTGGTGCTCTCGGGAGGTCACGGCCGTCCGCTCGACGAGCCGGGGTGATTGCGATACGGAGGCCCGGCTCGCCGCGTGGGACGCTACGGAGCAGGATCTCGCCACCAACGATCACCCTGCCTGGGATCTCCGTGTGGACACCGAAGTCTCCTCGCCTGGAGCTGCGGCAGTCCTCATTGATCAGCTTGTACGGGCGTCTGTGTGA
- a CDS encoding DUF1932 domain-containing protein, which yields MKSDIAAVGLLHPGSMGAAFAAQLRAQGTTVLWCAVGRSDASRQRAEHAGMEAVDDLGQLLRRVDLVVSLCPPAAADEIATAVAEHGFRDGTYVEANAITPQRVRAVAACLPDAAVVDGSVVGSPPVRGKQPTLYLSGPPRHVALVADLFEGTDVRTRSLGTEIGQASALKLAYSSYQKASRVLAAVAYGLADANGVADELLQIASKRTGSYLTETDYIPKTAARAWRWAPELEDAADLLAESGLPDHFMREIAAALHRWDEVHDRSLTISRALELLTSADARHTDARTS from the coding sequence GTGAAGTCCGACATCGCTGCCGTGGGGCTGTTGCATCCGGGCAGCATGGGTGCGGCTTTCGCAGCCCAGCTCCGGGCCCAAGGCACTACGGTCCTCTGGTGCGCTGTCGGCCGCAGCGACGCTTCCCGGCAACGTGCGGAGCACGCGGGTATGGAGGCAGTTGACGATCTCGGGCAGCTCCTACGGCGCGTCGACCTGGTCGTCTCCTTGTGCCCGCCAGCAGCCGCCGACGAGATCGCAACAGCGGTGGCCGAGCACGGTTTCCGAGACGGGACGTACGTCGAGGCCAACGCAATCACTCCGCAGAGGGTCCGAGCTGTCGCCGCCTGCCTGCCTGATGCGGCCGTTGTCGACGGTTCTGTCGTCGGCTCTCCTCCGGTAAGGGGAAAGCAGCCGACGCTTTACCTTTCAGGCCCCCCGCGGCACGTCGCGCTGGTCGCCGACCTCTTCGAGGGGACCGATGTGCGCACACGCTCCCTGGGGACTGAGATCGGGCAGGCTTCCGCTCTGAAGCTCGCGTACTCCAGCTACCAGAAAGCGTCCCGCGTCTTGGCCGCCGTGGCTTACGGGCTGGCCGACGCGAACGGCGTCGCGGACGAGCTCCTGCAGATCGCCTCCAAGCGCACCGGCAGCTATCTGACGGAGACGGACTACATTCCCAAGACCGCCGCTCGCGCCTGGCGGTGGGCGCCTGAACTGGAGGACGCCGCAGACCTGCTCGCCGAGTCGGGACTGCCGGACCACTTCATGCGGGAGATTGCCGCTGCCCTTCACCGCTGGGACGAGGTCCACGACAGGTCCCTCACCATCTCCCGTGCTCTCGAACTGCTGACTTCAGCGGACGCCCGTCACACAGACGCCCGTACAAGCTGA
- a CDS encoding HAD family hydrolase: MQRLVLFDLDNTLIDRNDAIQDWAAQFADRYSLAHHASTQLVDSVRERAFPATFEAIRAQYGLQPSADSLWRQYCSDIAAAVTCSGRVLAGMDALRATGWRVGIATNGATDIQNTKLQATGLIGRVDGVCVSESVGARKPATAVFEAAAVACGSRLSQGGWMVGDSPETDIDGGRRAGLRTIWIRNGHAWPDRLAAPDHCVPDAEAAIALLLADDCSRSVTT; the protein is encoded by the coding sequence ATGCAGCGGCTGGTGCTCTTCGATCTCGACAACACCCTGATCGACAGGAATGACGCCATCCAAGATTGGGCCGCTCAGTTCGCCGATCGATACTCCCTCGCTCACCACGCCTCCACGCAATTGGTCGACTCGGTCCGGGAGCGAGCATTTCCGGCCACCTTCGAAGCCATACGGGCGCAATACGGTCTCCAGCCATCAGCCGATTCCCTGTGGAGGCAGTACTGCTCCGACATCGCGGCGGCAGTTACGTGTTCTGGGAGGGTACTCGCGGGCATGGACGCCCTACGAGCCACCGGCTGGCGAGTCGGTATCGCCACCAACGGGGCGACCGACATCCAGAACACCAAGCTCCAGGCAACCGGCCTAATCGGTCGCGTTGATGGCGTCTGCGTCTCGGAGTCCGTCGGTGCACGAAAGCCCGCGACCGCCGTCTTCGAGGCGGCAGCCGTAGCGTGTGGCTCCCGCCTTTCCCAAGGCGGCTGGATGGTGGGCGATAGCCCGGAGACCGACATTGATGGAGGTCGTCGAGCCGGCCTACGCACAATCTGGATCCGCAACGGACATGCCTGGCCTGATCGGCTCGCCGCACCTGATCATTGCGTACCCGATGCGGAAGCGGCCATCGCGCTGCTGCTGGCCGATGACTGTTCTAGGAGTGTGACTACGTGA
- the istB gene encoding IS21-like element helper ATPase IstB, translated as MSTTAAPTRQHVPPPRRDVGPEEAVDTAIDEACRSLHLPTIRSRVGEMADEAMRQRSSYKDFLADLLEAECAEREERRKQRLVRDANFPRPKRLEDFDFTENPNVTPELVGTLADPAWVKAGQPLCLIGDSGTGKSHLLIGIGTAMAEAGLKVRYTTTVNLVNELAEAADEKKLARTIARYGRVDLLCLDEFGYLDLDKAGAKLLFQIFTEREERRAIAIASNAPFSEWKQTFTDPRLCTAIVDRVTFNAHIVETGTDSYRFAQSQKKRRR; from the coding sequence ATGAGCACGACCGCTGCACCGACCCGCCAGCACGTCCCGCCGCCCCGTCGGGATGTCGGACCGGAGGAGGCCGTGGACACGGCCATCGACGAGGCATGCCGCAGCCTGCACCTACCCACCATCCGCAGCCGGGTCGGGGAGATGGCCGATGAGGCGATGCGCCAGCGGTCCAGCTATAAGGACTTCCTCGCCGACCTGCTGGAAGCCGAGTGCGCCGAACGCGAGGAACGGCGCAAACAGCGGCTGGTCAGAGACGCCAATTTCCCCCGGCCCAAGCGGCTGGAGGACTTCGACTTCACCGAGAACCCGAACGTCACGCCGGAGCTTGTCGGCACCCTGGCGGACCCGGCCTGGGTCAAGGCCGGGCAGCCGCTCTGTCTGATCGGCGACTCCGGCACCGGCAAGTCCCACCTGCTCATCGGGATCGGCACCGCCATGGCCGAGGCTGGGCTCAAGGTCCGCTACACGACCACGGTCAACCTGGTCAACGAGCTCGCGGAAGCCGCCGACGAGAAGAAGCTGGCCCGCACCATCGCGCGCTACGGCCGCGTTGACCTGCTCTGTCTGGACGAGTTCGGCTATCTCGATCTGGACAAGGCCGGAGCCAAACTGCTGTTCCAGATCTTCACCGAGCGCGAAGAACGGAGGGCTATCGCCATCGCGTCGAACGCTCCGTTCTCCGAGTGGAAGCAGACCTTCACTGACCCCCGGCTCTGCACGGCAATCGTCGACCGCGTCACCTTCAACGCGCACATCGTCGAGACCGGCACCGACTCCTACCGCTTCGCCCAGAGTCAGAAGAAACGGCGCCGCTGA
- the istA gene encoding IS21 family transposase: MSRAELFAAIRRDRRLDPELSQRALGEKYGVHRRTVRQALNSAVPPPRKKPVPRATVLDPAKGWIDAMLREDLTAPRKQKHTARRIHQRLAQEYGFDQASYSTVCDYLLVRRPQIEAEAREGHRHLDGMVPQVHLPGEEAEVDFADVWVRLAGEVVRCHLFTLRMSYSGKAVHRVYASQAQESFMEGHVEAFNVLGGVPARHIRYDNLKPAVNRICTGRSRVESERWLNFRAHYGFDAFYCIPGQEGAHEKGGVEHEGGRFRRTHLVPVPEVASLGELNEKIAAIDAAEDARILSGRLTTIGFNFAAETDQLVPLPFEEFECGITLTPKVDRSSRITVRQCHYSVPARFIGQNVRVLLRGNELLVFERRTIVARHPRLTRRGEFRDELDHYLEILLAKPGAMAGSTALATARQNGSFTEVHEAFWAAARTAHGDAAGTRALIEILLLHRRMPAEAVQLGMAAAIRAGAVTADVVAVEARKAAAQAPDPAEEVDDGDDPPPWAEPSGVVSLTARRAQLPEDKRPLPTVSHYDQLLTRQPKGTA, encoded by the coding sequence TTGTCGCGGGCTGAGTTGTTCGCCGCGATCCGGAGGGACAGACGTCTCGATCCGGAGCTGTCGCAGCGGGCTCTCGGGGAGAAGTACGGAGTGCACCGGCGGACGGTGCGGCAGGCTTTGAATTCGGCGGTTCCGCCGCCCAGGAAGAAACCGGTGCCGCGGGCGACGGTCCTGGACCCGGCCAAGGGCTGGATCGACGCGATGCTGCGGGAGGACCTCACTGCACCGCGCAAGCAGAAGCACACCGCCCGGCGGATCCATCAGCGGCTCGCGCAGGAATACGGCTTCGACCAGGCGTCGTACTCGACGGTCTGCGACTACCTCCTGGTCCGGCGGCCGCAGATCGAGGCCGAGGCCCGGGAGGGGCACCGGCATTTGGACGGGATGGTCCCTCAGGTGCATCTTCCCGGCGAGGAGGCGGAAGTTGACTTCGCTGACGTGTGGGTCCGGCTGGCGGGCGAGGTGGTCAGGTGCCACCTGTTCACGCTGCGGATGTCGTACTCGGGCAAGGCCGTCCACCGGGTCTATGCCTCGCAGGCCCAGGAGTCCTTCATGGAGGGGCATGTCGAGGCGTTCAACGTGCTGGGCGGGGTGCCGGCCCGGCACATCCGTTACGACAATCTGAAGCCGGCGGTCAACCGGATCTGCACCGGCCGCAGCCGGGTGGAGTCGGAGCGGTGGCTCAACTTCCGCGCCCACTACGGCTTCGACGCCTTCTACTGCATCCCCGGCCAGGAAGGCGCCCACGAGAAGGGCGGAGTCGAACACGAGGGCGGACGCTTCCGCCGCACGCACCTCGTCCCGGTCCCCGAGGTTGCCTCGCTGGGCGAACTGAACGAGAAGATCGCCGCGATCGACGCAGCTGAGGACGCACGGATCCTGTCGGGCAGGCTGACCACCATCGGCTTCAACTTCGCTGCTGAGACGGACCAGTTGGTGCCGCTGCCGTTCGAGGAATTCGAGTGCGGCATCACGCTGACCCCGAAGGTCGACCGCAGCAGCCGGATTACGGTCCGCCAGTGCCACTACTCGGTGCCTGCCCGGTTCATCGGGCAGAACGTGCGCGTGCTGCTGCGGGGCAATGAACTGCTGGTGTTCGAGCGGCGGACGATCGTGGCCCGTCACCCGCGGCTGACCCGGCGGGGCGAGTTCCGCGACGAACTCGATCACTACCTGGAGATCCTGCTGGCCAAGCCGGGCGCCATGGCCGGCTCCACCGCGCTGGCAACTGCCCGGCAGAACGGCTCGTTCACCGAGGTCCACGAGGCGTTCTGGGCCGCGGCCCGCACCGCGCATGGAGACGCGGCCGGGACCAGGGCCCTGATCGAGATTCTGCTGCTGCACCGGCGGATGCCAGCTGAGGCGGTCCAGCTGGGCATGGCAGCCGCGATCCGGGCGGGCGCCGTCACCGCGGACGTGGTGGCCGTCGAGGCCCGCAAGGCAGCCGCGCAGGCACCTGATCCGGCTGAGGAGGTGGACGACGGGGACGATCCGCCGCCGTGGGCCGAGCCCAGCGGGGTGGTGTCACTGACAGCCCGCAGGGCCCAGCTTCCCGAGGACAAGCGCCCGTTGCCGACCGTGAGCCACTACGACCAGCTCCTGACCCGCCAACCGAAAGGCACTGCATGA
- a CDS encoding nucleotidyltransferase domain-containing protein: MDAIDAARAVVEEHHPDARAAFLGGSVVRGRRTAMSDLDIVVLLHGSPAPYRASLRRGEWPVEMFVHTEATWHAYIQREVRKRRSPLLWMCADGILLFDKDGVGAHLAAEARKLTAAGPPAVSDEEIDDRRYAITDLLDDLVGSTDQSEQLFIATELVRRTGELALAAGGSWSGGGKWLARRLETTAPGLSMRLHDGLREVLAGRIQPLMAVVDEVVEHVGGRLWVGCL, translated from the coding sequence ATGGATGCGATTGATGCTGCGCGTGCCGTTGTAGAGGAACATCACCCTGACGCTCGGGCTGCGTTCCTGGGAGGCAGTGTCGTGAGGGGCCGCCGCACGGCGATGTCGGACCTCGACATTGTGGTGCTCCTCCACGGATCCCCAGCCCCGTACCGGGCAAGCCTTCGGCGCGGTGAGTGGCCCGTGGAGATGTTCGTGCACACCGAAGCGACGTGGCACGCGTACATCCAACGGGAGGTACGCAAGCGCCGGTCACCGCTGCTCTGGATGTGTGCCGACGGAATCCTGCTCTTCGACAAGGATGGAGTCGGGGCACACCTCGCCGCTGAGGCCCGAAAGCTGACCGCTGCGGGGCCACCCGCGGTGTCGGACGAAGAGATCGATGACCGCCGCTACGCGATCACCGACCTCCTTGACGACCTCGTGGGGAGCACCGACCAGAGCGAACAACTGTTCATTGCCACCGAACTGGTTCGACGAACCGGCGAGTTGGCGCTGGCCGCTGGCGGGTCTTGGAGCGGGGGCGGGAAGTGGCTGGCCCGCCGTCTTGAGACCACAGCGCCGGGGCTCAGCATGCGCCTGCACGATGGTCTACGTGAAGTATTGGCGGGGCGGATTCAGCCCCTCATGGCAGTCGTGGACGAGGTGGTTGAGCATGTCGGCGGCCGGTTGTGGGTCGGCTGTTTGTAA
- a CDS encoding DUF317 domain-containing protein, with amino-acid sequence MSLGFSTTVKALKVRDWQLGPGQPTLVMDQFSAEDFHMVVDDRADVHVNSKDGRFYLGWSPLGRPGTDGGGWKIAVTGTATVSGYSISFDTETPADIVAAAVTCVLETTRPR; translated from the coding sequence ATGAGCCTCGGCTTTTCCACCACCGTCAAGGCCCTGAAAGTGCGCGACTGGCAGCTCGGCCCGGGCCAGCCCACGCTCGTGATGGATCAGTTCTCCGCCGAGGATTTCCACATGGTTGTGGACGACCGCGCCGACGTGCACGTCAATTCGAAGGACGGCCGGTTCTACTTGGGCTGGTCTCCGCTCGGCCGTCCTGGGACCGACGGCGGAGGCTGGAAGATCGCTGTCACCGGTACCGCGACGGTGTCTGGGTACAGCATCTCCTTCGACACCGAGACGCCGGCCGATATCGTCGCCGCCGCTGTGACGTGCGTGCTGGAAACCACCCGTCCTCGATGA
- a CDS encoding DUF317 domain-containing protein produces MEAFLYPDPLLDPSTPNRGALPAYWVGPRHLAGDDGRLYDAVADTLAGLGWTSLVIVRGRQEPNEAPEDRQVVRSTVLHISSDTLRWAQWVLPDEPFHLGELPIAWQISAREHPDSPLARWSAYFTPGVPGEVLCDFLLALDARDQPTTALTGPELVMDVVAEHGWLRDVDQPDAVAMHPTFTSHLSLGEVPPLIQDTDSRALTVVPDEAGPAGWQAWAETTMGAPYLWAASFGASVPHDLVAAFANSLSSTAPVLRRVLPESTRDRLLLAPAG; encoded by the coding sequence TTGGAGGCGTTCCTGTATCCCGACCCACTGCTCGACCCGTCGACCCCGAACCGAGGCGCCCTGCCTGCGTACTGGGTCGGTCCCCGGCACCTGGCCGGTGACGACGGACGTCTCTACGACGCCGTCGCTGACACGCTCGCCGGCCTCGGCTGGACCAGCCTCGTGATCGTCCGCGGACGGCAGGAACCCAACGAGGCACCGGAGGACCGGCAGGTCGTGCGCAGCACCGTCCTCCACATCAGCTCCGACACCCTCCGGTGGGCCCAATGGGTGCTGCCGGATGAGCCGTTCCACCTGGGCGAGCTGCCGATCGCCTGGCAGATTTCCGCCCGCGAGCACCCAGACAGCCCGCTTGCGCGGTGGTCGGCCTACTTCACCCCCGGCGTCCCGGGTGAGGTCCTCTGCGACTTTCTCCTCGCGCTCGACGCCCGCGACCAGCCCACCACGGCGCTCACCGGTCCCGAGCTCGTTATGGACGTTGTCGCCGAGCACGGCTGGCTCCGCGACGTCGACCAGCCCGACGCGGTGGCGATGCACCCCACATTCACCTCCCATCTCAGCCTTGGTGAGGTCCCACCCCTCATCCAGGACACCGATTCCCGCGCCCTGACCGTCGTGCCGGACGAGGCGGGACCGGCCGGATGGCAGGCATGGGCCGAGACCACCATGGGCGCGCCATACCTGTGGGCCGCGTCCTTCGGCGCCAGCGTGCCGCACGATCTCGTCGCCGCGTTCGCCAACTCACTCAGCTCCACAGCACCGGTCCTGCGCCGGGTGCTCCCAGAGAGCACGCGGGACCGCCTCCTGCTCGCCCCAGCTGGTTGA